A stretch of Paenibacillus sp. URB8-2 DNA encodes these proteins:
- a CDS encoding alpha/beta hydrolase, translated as MNDSVFLKRTIVKHTLWSDSLGEDRKLRVYLPPGYNELLSYPVVYCQDGEEFFNFGRIATIAGRLILEEGAEPFIIVGVEVNVAVRTQEYAPFGTRFDQYLTCFAEEIIPYIEQNYPARRTPSERIIAGDSLGGSVSLHLALRYPDLFTRVLSLSGAFYPLTLEWIEDETDLSRLEINMVVGLQERDYQTDTGIYDFVQLNRDAKKLLEERGAKVDYREKEGRHIWGFWQKELPESLLYFLNA; from the coding sequence ATGAATGATTCTGTTTTTCTGAAACGTACAATTGTAAAACATACCCTGTGGAGCGATAGTCTTGGGGAGGACCGCAAGCTGCGGGTTTACCTTCCTCCTGGTTATAACGAGCTTCTCAGCTATCCTGTGGTCTATTGCCAGGACGGTGAGGAGTTCTTCAACTTTGGGCGTATCGCGACCATAGCTGGCAGGCTGATTCTCGAAGAAGGCGCCGAACCGTTCATTATTGTGGGGGTAGAAGTGAACGTTGCCGTCCGAACCCAGGAATATGCGCCTTTCGGCACCCGGTTCGATCAGTACCTGACATGCTTTGCCGAAGAAATTATCCCCTACATTGAGCAAAATTATCCGGCTCGCCGCACACCGTCCGAACGGATCATTGCCGGAGACTCGCTTGGGGGAAGCGTTTCGCTGCATCTTGCCCTCCGCTATCCTGATCTGTTCACCCGCGTGCTCAGTCTTTCCGGCGCATTCTACCCCCTTACTCTGGAATGGATTGAGGATGAGACCGATCTTTCCCGGCTGGAGATCAACATGGTCGTTGGGCTGCAGGAAAGGGATTACCAGACCGACACGGGTATTTACGACTTCGTTCAATTAAACCGTGATGCCAAGAAGCTGCTGGAAGAGCGAGGCGCCAAAGTGGATTACCGGGAAAAAGAAGGACGCCATATATGGGGCTTTTGGCAAAAGGAACTTCCCGAATCGCTCCTCTATTTCTTAAACGCTTGA